The Lolium rigidum isolate FL_2022 chromosome 1, APGP_CSIRO_Lrig_0.1, whole genome shotgun sequence region GGTTGCAGAACCTCGACTTTAACCGCCATGAAATGAAGGAGCTGTTCAGTTATGAAAGACGTTTAGATAAGAAAGACATGGTAtaacttcctttctttttctctgtattttttaaattttttattgtTTGCATTTTTTTCATGGTTGGTGCTAACCATGCAATTCATGCTAAAAAAAACTTCAGAAGCAACTTTCTTTACATACAAAGCAATTTCAATCCCATTCCAGGCAACACTCTACTGTTTAAGAAGCAACTACTTTAGTGACTCCAAGTATTATTTATCACCAACACAAAAACATTTTACGAGCAACATTCTTTTCTTTTGTATAGCAAATACTTCCAAACAATAAGTAATTTCAAACCATACCCATCCAACATCCTTTATTACTACTACGTGTAATTTAGAACCAATTCAAGGCAAATACAGTAGCTATTTTTTCATGCAAACTCATAACTAATAATTTATTTTTTAAACATGTTTGTACTTCTGGTGTTAAGATAGAATGAATAGAACTTTTGTACTAAATTTCATGCAACTTCAAGGCAAATATAGGCAACTACAGCTCCTATTCATGCAACTTCACAACTAATACAGGCAACACAGCCCATGTCTTCTCATGAATAACTTTTTTTTACTAAATTTTttgctctgtttttattttaagcTCGACCAAACAAGTAATTATATATGTCAAACTACCAGGTCATGATACCCGTCTCGCGAACCACTAAACAAGAAGACAAAAAATGAACCTCTCGTTAACCACTATTGGTTGTTAACTCGTGAACATGAGGGACAAGAGGTATCAAGTGCTCGATTCATGGAGGACATTCAATGACAAAGCTCTAAGGGAATCTTACAAGAAGATCCGCACTACTTTGTCCATTCTATGGGAGGAGAACTACAACAAGTCTAAAATCAAAATAGACGATTTCATGTTGCAAGAAATAGCAGTGCCAAAGCAAACCAATAAGTAAGCAATACCACTTGTTTTATAACCTATGTTTTTATGCTTTTTTCTTTTCCACTTTGTGTTTAACATTCCATGGTCTTTTACTCACTGCCTTTTTATTTTCCTTGTTCTTTCTTTCTCGTCGCGTCTTATGGTGTTGCAGCCGTGATTGTGGGGTTTGCACGCTCATGAATGCGGACGGCCGGGGAGGGAGATTGCCACCGGAATATAAAGCCGAGGATATCCCAAAGATAAGGAAGTTGTCGACGCACGCTTGGGTTACTTCGGAAGATAACAAAGGAAACTGGAGGCAAATTCTAAACATTTGAAGAACAAGTATGCAGACATCAATTCCTTTTTATTGGTTTCTACTTTTTTATAAATGTTATCAGTGCATCATTTTTACTACTTACATGTTATAATTCATCTCCTAATTCAGTTTTTTCATACTCGCCAGTACATGTCTGATATCAATGTTATCATAGTTGCTTCATTGTCATCACAATTTGCTTGCACTAGTACTGCATTTTGCATCGTTTTAACCTAAAAGTTGCCACAACACATAACAGCAAGGAATTTTTGTCATATTTTCAGAGTTGCACACTAGACTACAATAAGGGAGGCAAGacttttcttttgatttttcaATAAGTCACAACTAATGTAGGCAactaaaagagaaaaaaaaataaagcTCACGGAGAACTACAAAGGACTTGTGTTTCTGCAGTACTACAGAAACCTAAGCTTGCAAGTTGCAGAATTGTGCTCGAACGAACCACAAGTGTGACACTCGAACTTTTTTCTTTGGATGCAACTCAAGAGCTGAAACCGTACGGTGCTCCTTAGTCCTCCCTTTAGTCGTTGTTTTTGCCGGGTCCCTAGGTTTCGTAGGCTGATCGTGTGCACTAGTGGACGGGACCGCCGACACgagcttcttcttcttgagcGACTTGTTCAAGTGAGATATCTCTGTTGCTGCAGCTCTCAAATGTTTGTTAACAATGGCAGTAGCTGCGTCTGTTCTACTAGCAATGCGGGCAAGTTTTGTGAATCCCATATTGAGGTTCGCGTGCCGCAATTGCACTTGTGATTCTGGAGGCATAACATCCGGTCGTTCAACAGACTCGCTGCTGGCACATAACCACTCAAAGCACCTTGAGTCCACCTTTTTAGGATATACCTATCTGGTATCTCATCAACACCAAGGTGGGTGAAGATCTTTAAGATGTGGCAACAAAGTATACCATccctgtccatcttggagcactcACAGTAATACGTCCCTTCTTCCTTATTAGCGGTTACCAGGTAGGTCCTAGAACCATATTTTGCGCACCATCCCCTGTTTGGCTCAAGCTTGTAAAAGTTGCAACCAAATGGTAACACATTGTACCTCCCAATCAGCTCAAACTCGTTCCGGAACCTCAAATATATGTCTCTGCAGTAAACTTTGAAAGCATGTTCCTCAACAGGGAATGGTGACCATGGACGAAGTTCCAAACAATCCGTCCTGTAATCATTACCCCCTTCTTTCACAAGTACATGAGTCTGCAACTTCTCATACTATTGTACAAAGTGTAGTATAGACTTTTTTGGGTTCGTATAGCGTTTGAGAATGGCATTAAAGCCCTCACTTCGTTGCGTGGACTGCAGGAATGGGAAGAATCTGTGCTTGAAGTAGCATGGTACCCACTTAGCACGATTAGCATAGAGAGTCGTAAAGTAAGAATTTGCACCACCAACAACTGGCCACTTGCCTACAAACAGAGCCCATTTTGCCTCAAACTCCTCTGGTGAAAAGCTGAAATCGATGCAATCATTGAAATCTTCAGCTAAACCAGGGTTCCTGCCCAGTGTAGGGCCACATTTCAACTGTGCGTTCTGCATTATGTGCCAGCGACAATTACGGTGAACAGACGATGGGAATAATCTGCCAATCGAGACCGCCATAGCACCATCTTGGTCTGTGATAATATTGTCCGGGGCAAGACCGTTCATGGCAATAAGGAAACTCTCAAATAACCAATCATAGCTTGTTGCCAATTCTTGCTTAACAAATCCACAACCCAGACATGATGGACTGCCCATGTTTATTTATCCCAATGAATGGCGCAAAAGGCATACCGTACTTATTTGTCAAGTAAGTTGCATCAAAGGAGACACGAGTCGTGGTAAGCCTCTCGCATATGCCTTCCGGCAGCACCATCAACCCAGAAAATGTTTTCTACCCTGTCTTCGTCGTCCAATTTTAACCGGAAATAAAAGTCCGGATCCTTTTCTTCTTTAAGCTCTACAAAGTAGCTGACAACTTTAGCCGGATCCCCATCTTTTGTTTCTTCTCTAGTCGGAGTTGCACGAGTAGTTGGTGATTGTTTTGGTTGTGTATGGCACAAGCAACTCGAACCATAAAATTCCGACATGATTTCCATCATTTTACCCGTTATTGAAAACAAAGTAGGAAATGGTTAGTTGGTTGTATTATAGTCCACAACTATTTTTTGCCTCACATTTTTCGAGCATTACTTTCCAAACTATTTTTACATGCATTTTTTCAATGACAACTTGCACAACATATCCTGGAATTTGACAAGTAAACCAGGCAACTACCTAAACAATCCATGAAATCATAGAACCATTCCAGGCTAGTACCAATTCAAGTGTCTGCAAGTAAATTAATAGAACAGGCAACTTCATGACCATTTTGCAGCAACTTACTAACCATTACATGCAACTAGTTATTCTTTTCATTTAACTTTACAAATACTACTTTCAcattctttttttacttttccaAATGATTCTTACCATCTAAATTTTTTTCCACATGCAACATACACAAATTTGCAGTATCAAAACTGAAAAACTTACCACCtgtcaaatttgtattgtgaagaTTCTTCACAAATTCCTTTTCCTCCTTTGGCATGCCTTGGTGTGACCTCAGATACTTTGTGAGCGATGGTTTGTGGATAAGTGGATGGTTATGCTCAGGCACAAAGTGGATAACCTCCCACCTTCCATCAATTAACTTCACAACCATCTGGGCCTTGCAAAACGTGTGCACAATATTTTCTCTTTTACGCTTCTTGGGCGCCTTTTCTTTTCGCCCTTGAGCAGCAAGATCAGCCACAACGGAAGCAAGCTCTGCATTTTCAATATCAGCCTCATCTTCAGACACAGAATCAGGAATTGGCCCCACATCAACCTGCAACTCAGCCCCACCATCATCTTTCCTTGGTCTCCTGAATTTGTTGCAAGTGAACTGCTGTTTCTGTTTTTCTCCGGTGATTGTAGACCTCCTGTTACTATTTACTTTCACAGAGAAACCTTTCCTTGCAGCATGTGCATTGTAGTGCTCCTTAGCACCTTCCAACGTATCATAGCGCATGCCAACATGGGGGTCATTTGGCTGGGACGAAGCCTCATCCTCATTTCCATCTTGCGCAATTGAAGTAGTGTCTGTAGGAGCAACAAAAGGACCTGTGTATGTATTTGTTGCAGCAGGTTCTACATTAACAACCAGGGCGTGAGTGTTCACAGGTGGCTGTGGAGACTCGTCAATTGCCTCATCCAACAGCTTGTGTAAAATAATTGGGAGGTAAGATACCGAGGTTCCTCATTAATATCAAAAGGAACCTCATTTAGATCAAGGAAACCCACTCCATGAGTACCAGGGACCTAGAAACAAATGACCCTTTTAGCAATTACAACAACACAAAATGTAACTCAGGCAAATAGTTAGTGAAAACAAGCAACTAACATGGGCATGGAAGCAACTAACATGCACAACCAAAGCAACTAACAACCACAAACAAGAGCAACTAACATGCACAAACATGTAGCAAAAAACAGGTGGGTTTTGTagggaagatgatgatgatgacaggtGAGTACTTTTTTGTTGCTATCAACATAATACTAATTTTTATGTTCATGCCTTACTACTTATGTATTGCATCCGCAATATTTACTTCTTACAACTACATTTTTTGACTTGGAACTAACACCTTGTTCTATAAACACATAGGCATCGTTGACAGAGAAGATATAAAGTGCAACAGGAATTGCAAAGGACAACATCATGACTTCCTCTAACATCAATTGCTACTTTTACCTAGAACAGAGTACACTTTTCTTGGCTAGGTGCACGCTCTAGTTTGCAGATATGTGGATTTGTACATAGCATGGAGTTCTTTCTAGAT contains the following coding sequences:
- the LOC124657232 gene encoding protein FAR1-RELATED SEQUENCE 1-like is translated as MPMSLLLDEAIDESPQPPVNTHALVVNVEPAATNTYTGPFVAPTDTTSIAQDGNEDEASSQPNDPHVGMRYDTLEGAKEHYNAHAARKGFSVKVNSNRRSTITGEKQKQQFTCNKFRRPRKDDGGAELQVDVGPIPDSVSEDEADIENAELASVVADLAAQGRKEKAPKKRKRENIVHTFCKAQMVVKLIDGRWEVIHFVPEHNHPLIHKPSLTKYLRSHQGMPKEEKEFVKNLHNTNLTGGYVVQVVIEKMHVKIVWKNAQLKCGPTLGRNPGLAEDFNDCIDFSFSPEEFEAKWALFVGKWPVVGGANSYFTTLYANRAKWYEKLQTHVLVKEGGNDYRTDCLELRPWSPFPVEEHAFKVYCRDIYLRFRNEFELIGRYNVLPFGCNFYKLEPNRGWCAKYGSRTYLVTANKEEGTYYCECSKMDRDGILCCHILKIFTHLGVDEIPDSESVERPDVMPPESQVQLRHANLNMGFTKLARIASRTDAATAIVNKHLRAAATEISHLNKSLKKKKLVSAVPSTSAHDQPTKPRDPAKTTTKGRTKEHRTVSALELHPKKKVRVSHLWFVRAQFCNLQA